In Anopheles cruzii chromosome X, idAnoCruzAS_RS32_06, whole genome shotgun sequence, one genomic interval encodes:
- the LOC128275558 gene encoding tyramine beta-hydroxylase, with translation MDSVTAAPGSVLSGGTVGIHISTTQLHTLQLDHGPLRLTWMMDWYKRKVLFHVKNPFGRGKYRTFAIGFSARGDRTRTDLCVFSFAHGLYQQVHDGYTSRDFGRLYVDTLQHCEVMRVDESSVAFRRKFDTCDPQDVPFHGGTMYVVWLRTPELLDLSANWTRLPNVSRADWGSLPVQLLRADQIRVPEKPADVRRVEIRLDRVAVPADETTYWCRIQRLEPWLLARKHHIVQFEPLVRSPALVHHMEVFQCATDPGTDIPLYNGNCRDMPATGKLCSKVMALWAMGAGTFTYPPETGLPMGGPGSNPYIRLEVHFNNPELIAGQTDSSGMRLNVVSKLRPHDAAIMELGLEYTDKMAIPPEQVAFPLSGYCIAECTKVALPPAGITVFGSQLHTHLRGVRVLTRHFRGPLELPNLNRDDFFTHHYQDIRQLRYKPRVLPGDALVTTCYYDTRGYDTATLGGFSISDEMCVNYIHYYPATQLELCKSAISEKSLRNYFAYMLEVEKQTQIVPDGARSENYRSIRWTRGRVNELLDVYVSEPLSMQCNRSDGGRFEGFEWEDAPITPFRRPVRLQPAPTMGKYAKDGCTGSPPALRWFKPLAEGHCDRFGECIYSETKQKE, from the exons ATATATCCACCACGCAGCTCCACACGCTCCAGCTGGACCACGGTCCGCTCCGGCTGACCTGGATGATGGACTGGTACAAGCGGAAGGTGCTGTTCCACGTGAAAAACCCGTTCGGCCGCGGCAAGTACCGAACGTTCGCGATCGGATTCTCGGCCCGGGGCGACCGGACCCGTACCGACCTGTGCGTGTTCTCGTTCGCCCACGGGCTCTACCAGCAGGTGCACGACGGGTACACGTCACGCGACTTTGGCCGCCTGTACGTTGACACACTCCAGCACTGCGAGGTGATGCGCGTGGACGAGAGCTCGGTCGCGTTCCGGCGCAAGTTCGACACCTGCGACCCACAGGACGTGCCGTTCCACGGTGGCACCATGTACGTGGTGTGGCTGCGGACACCCGAACTGCTCGACTTGTCCGCCAACTGGACCCGGCTGCCGAACGTGAGCCGCGCCGATTGGGGCTCGCTGCCGGTGCAGCTGCTACGCGCGGACCAGATCCGGGTGCCGGAGAAACCGGCCGATGTGCGGCGTGTCGAGATTCGGCTGGACCGGGTAGCGGTGCCGGCAGACGAGACGACTTACTGGTGCCGGATACAGCGGCTCGAGCCGTGGCTGCTGGCTAGAAAGCACCACATAGTGCAGTTTGAACCACTCGTCCGGAGCCCGGCGCTTGTCCACCACATGGAGGTGTTCCAGTGTGCGACGGACCCGGGAACGGACATCCCCCTGTACAATGGCAACTGCCGAGACatgccggccaccgggaagcTCTGCTCCAAGGTGATGGCCCTGTGGGCGATGGGTGCGGGCACGTTCACGTACCCTCCGGAAACCGGGCTCCCTATGGGGGGGCCCGGTTCCAACCCGTACATCCGGCTGGAGGTCCACTTCAACAACCCGGAGCTGATCGCCGGCCAGACGGATAGCTCCGGGATGCGGCTAAACGTGGTGTCGAAGCTGCGGCCGCACGATGCCGCCATCATGGAGCTCGGGCTGGAGTACACGGACAAGATGGCGATACCGCCGGAGCAGGTCGCGTTCCCGCTCAGCGGGTATTGCATCGCCGAGTGTACCAAGGTGGCGCTGCCTCCCGCCGGTATCACCGTGTTCGGCTCGCAGCTTCACACGCATCTGCGGGGAGTCCGCGTTCTCACGCGCCACTTTCGCGGGCCGCTCGAGCTGCCCAACCTCAACCGGGACGACTTCTTCACGCACCACTACCAGGACATCCGCCAGCTACGCTACAAACCGCGCGTTCTCCCA GGTGATGCGCTGGTGACGACCTGTTACTACGATACACGCGGCTACGACACGGCGACACTCGGTGGCTTCTCGATCAGTGATGAGATGTGCGTCAACTACATCCACTACTACCCGGCGACGCAGCTCGAGCTGTGCAAGAGCGCCATCTCGGAAAAGTCGCTTCGCAACTACTTCGCCTACATGCTCGA GGTTGAAAAGCAGACACAGATCGTACCGGATGGGGCACGGTCGGAGAACTATCGCAGCATCCGCTGGACGCGTGGCCGTGTCAACGAGCTGCTAGACGTGTACGTGTCCGAACCGCTCAGTATGCAGTGCAACCGCTCGGACGGTGGTCGCTTCGAGGGCTTCGAGTGGGAGGACGCACCGATTACAccgttccggcggccggttcgACTACAGCCAGCACCGACGATGGGGAAGTACGCGAAGGACGGGTGCACCGGATCGCCGCCTGCCCTGCGCTGGTTCAAGCCGCTGGCCGAAGGCCACTGTGACCGGTTCGGTGAGTGTATCTACTCCGAGACCAAGCAGAAGGAGTAA